The DNA window GGCGGCGCATCCAGACGTCACGGTCGCCGGCGATGCCTTCCTGCCCCTGATCGCCGACGGCAATTTCCGCGGCGCGGTCGAGATCACCATCGACATGAGCCACACCGCCGCGGCGATGACCCGTTTCGGCTGGATCGGCATGACGTTCCTGGCCGGCCTGCTGGCGGCGATCGGCGCGGCGATCTGCGGCGCCGGCGTCCGCTTCGTCGGCGCCTACCGCAGGCTGGCGGCGGCGCACCAGGCCGCCCGCCGCCGGCTGGCCCGCTCGCACGACGAGCTGGAGCAGAAGGTGCAGGAACGCACCGCCGCGCTGGAGGCCGAGGTCGTGCGTCGCGCGGAAGTGGAGCGCACGCTGGCCAGCGCCAACTATGAGGCACACCGGATCGCCGAGGAGGCGAGGGAAGCCAACGAGGCCAAGTCGCGCTTCCTGGCGACGATCAGCCACGAGATCCGCACCCCGATGAACGGCGTGCTCGGCATGGCCGGGCTGCTGCTCGACTCGGAGCTGGACGCGGACCAGCGGCTGCAGGCCAACGCGATCCACAGTTCCGGCGAGGCGCTGCTCGACCTGATCAACGACATCCTCGACCTGGCCAAGATCGAGGAGGGCCGGATCGAGCTGGAGCACATCGATTTCGAGCTGCCCGACATCGTCGACGGCGTCATCGAGCTGATGGCGGCGCGCGCCCACAACAAGGGCATCGAGCTGTCCGCCTGCATCGAGGCCGACGTGCCGGTGCTGCTGCACGCCGACCCCGGCCGTATCCGCCAGGTGCTGTTCAATCTGGTCGGCAACGCGATCAAGTTCACCGAATCCGGCGGCGTCGGCGTGACCGTCTCGCGCGACGGCGGCGACGGCGATGCGGTCCGGCTGGCGTTCGCCGTCACCGATACCGGCATCGGCATCCCCGACGAGGCGCGCCACCGGCTGTTCCAGAAATTCACCCAGGTCGACAACACGACGACCCGGCGCTTCGGCGGCACCGGGCTGGGCCTGGCCATCTGCCGCGAGCTGGCGACGCTGATGGGGGGCGAGATCGACTGCACCAGCGTGCCGGGCCAGGGCAGCACTTTCCGTTTCGTCGTGCCGGTGAAGAACCTGAACGGCACCAACAGCGAGAGCCTGGCCGACCTGGCGGCCGAGCTGGCCGGCCGGCGGGTGCTGGTCGTCGACGACACCGAGATCAACCGCGACATCTGGCTGCGCTCGCTGGCCGCGCTCGGCCTGGCGGCCGATGCGGTTGCCAGCGGGCCGACGGCGCTGCAGCGCATCCTGGTCGGCCGCTACGACGTGGCCATCATCGACCACATGATGCCGGGGATGGACGGCGTCGCGCTGGCCCAGGCGATCCGGGGCCTGAGCCTGGAAACGCAGCCCAAGCTGGTGCTGTCCTCCTCATCGGGGGTCGGCATGTCGCACCGCGAGGCGGGGCGGCTGGGCTTCGACGCCAGCATTCCGAAGCCGCTGCGCCGCGCCAGCCTGATCGCCGGCCTGCGCACCCTGGTCGAGCGCACCTCCGACACCCAGCTGCGCGAGCGCCCGCGGCTGCCCGACCCGGTGACCGCGCCGGCCGCCGAAGCCGCGGCGGGGCAGCCGCCGGTCAGGGGCCGGGTGCTGCTGGTCGAGGACAACCAGGTGAACCAGATGTTCGTCAACGTGATCCTGTCGCGCGCCGGCTTCCGCGTCGACGTGGCCAGCAGCGGCGTCGAGGCGATCGAGATGTTCCACAAGCTGCCCTACGACGTGGTGCTGATGGACGTGCAGATGCCGGAGAATGATGGCTGGAGGCGACACGGCGGATCCGCGCCCGCCATCCGGACCGCCAGACCCCGATCATCGCGCTGACGGCGAATGCCATGGCCGGCGACCGCGACATCTGTCTGGCGGCAGGTATGAACGACTATCTGACCAAGCCGATCGACCACAGCCGTCTGATCGAGAAGATCGGCGTCTGGCAGCAGGCCGGCGCCCGTCGGGACGGGCCCGAGGCGAGGCGGCGGACGCCGCCTGAGGCAACGGCCCCGGGGCCACCCGGCCGGAAGGTTTGTATCGGCGTTGCGCCCGCCCGGCGGCAGCGGTCCCGCGCCCACGGGCTCGGCCGGGTATCGCAGCCGGCCACGACCGGCTCCAGGAAATACAAAGACGTCGCGCTAAATGGATCGGGAATTACTGCCGTTTAACCATGATCTACTCGGCAGGACCTGGGCACATCCATTTCCGGTTTACCGATTGTTCAGCCTGTTGCGCGAAAGATCGCAGCCATCGCCACCATACGGATCCCGCCCGATGTCGCCCGAACTCGACACTGTCCTCGCCGCCCGGAACCGCACGGCGAAGCTGCGACCTGTGGATTACCATCGCGATCACCATTGTGTGCATGCCTGGTCATTGCGCATTTCACCGAGCTCGCCGAGCTGTGGAACGAATGGGCGGAGGCGAACGAGGGTCTGGAGGTCGACGAAGTGCCGATGGCGCTGGCGATCTCCGCCTTCGGCGTCGCCTGGTTCGCGTTCCGGCGCTGGCGCGACTCGCAGGTCCGCGCGGCGGCACTGATCGATGCCAACGAGAGCCTGGAGAGCGAGATCCAGCGCCGCGCCGAGGTGGAGCGCACGCTTGCCGAGGCCAACCGCGAGGCGCACCGGATCGCCACGGAGGCGAAGGAGGCCAACGAGGCCAAGTCGCGCTTCCTGGCGACGATCAGCCATGAGATCCGCACCCCGATGAACGGCGTGCTCGGCATGGCCGGGCTGCTGGTCGATTCGGAGCTGAACGACGATCAGCGCCACCAGGCCAAGGCGATCATCAGCTCCGGCGAGGCGCTGCTCGACCTGATCAACGACATCCTCGACCTGGCCAAGGTCGAATCGGGCAAGATCGTGCTGGAGCCGATCGACTTCAGCCTGCCGGAGATGGTCGACGGCGTGGTCGAGCTGATGGGGCCGCGCGCCCACAAGAAGGGCATCGAGATCGCGTCCAGCATGGACGGCGAGGTGCCGATCCTGCTGCACGGCGACCAGGGCCGCATTCGCCAGATCCTGCTGAATCTGGTCGGCAACGCGGTCAAGTTCACCGAGGAGGGCGGCGTTGCGGTCAGCGTGGCGCTGGAGCGCAGCGAGGGCGACCAGTCCTGGGTCCGGTTCGAGGTCTCGGACACCGGGATCGGCATTCCCGACGCGGCACGCGGCAGCCTGTTCCAGAAATTCAACCAGGTCGACGGCACCACCACGCGCCGCTTCGGCGGCACCGGGCTCGGCCTCGCCATCAGCCGCGAGCTGGTCGCGCTGATGGGCGGCAGCATCGGCTTCGACAGCACCGAGGGCAAGGGCAGCACCTTCCGCTTCACCTTGCCGCTGAAGAACCTGAACGGCACCAACCGCGAGAGCCTGTCCGACCTGGCCGGCGACCTCGTCGGCCGCACCATCCTCGTGGTCGACGACACCGACATCAGCCGCGACGTCTGGGTGCGTTCGCTGGCCGCGCTGGGGCTGGAGGCCGACACCGAGGCCGACGGGCCGGCCGCGCTGCGGGCGTTGATGCATAAGTCATACGACATCGTCATCCTCGACCATATGATGCCGGGCATGGACGGCGTCGCCGTGGCGAAGGCGATCAAGGGGCTCGACCTTGCGAAGCGCCCGTTGCTGGTGCTGTCGTCGTCGTCGGGGCTGGTCACCAGCCAGGTCGAGGCCGAGAAGCTGGGCTTCGACGCCAGCATGCCGAAGCCGCTGCGGCGCTCGACCATGACCGCCGGGCTGCGCATCTTGGTCGAGCGGTCGTCGGAGGTGGTGTTCCCGCGCGGCGAGATGACGCCGCAGATGCTGGCGGAGGCCGTGAACCCGGCCGCGTCGGCCAACGCCGGCAAGGGCCGCGTCCTGCTGGTCGAGGACAATGCGGTGAACCAGATGTTCGTCAACGTCACCCTGTCGCGCGCCGGTTATCGGGTCGACATCGCCAACAGCGGCGCGGAGGCGCTGAACCTGTTCCACCAACTGCCCTACGACGTGGTGCTGATGGACGTGCAGATGCCGGAGATGGACGGGCTGGAGGCGACGCGCCGCATCCGCGCCCGCCATCCCGACCGCAGGACGCCGATCATTGCGCTGACCGCCAATGCGATGAAGGGCGACCGCGACATCTGCATCGAGGCCGGCATGAACGACTATCTGGCCAAGCCGGTCGACAAGACCCGGCTGCTGGCCACCGTTGCCGCCTGGATCGAGGAATCGCGGAACGGCGGCGCGGCGGATCAGCCGGCCGGCCCGGAGCGGGTCGAGCGCCGGGCGAGCTGAGCCGGCCGGCGCACCGCAACGAACAGGCGGCGGCCTTCCGGCAACGGCGCGTCGCCCAGCCGGTCGCGGACGTCGACCGCGAAGCCGGCGCCGTCCAGCCAGGCAACGACGTCGCCGACCTGAAACAGCCGCACATGGTGCCGCTCGCGGCCGCGGCGATAGCCGCCGCCAACCATGCGGAAGGTCTCGATGCTGCGTTCCAGCCGATCCGGCTGCGCGCCCGGCCGCACCTCGTACAGCACCGCCCAGTCGACCCCGCTCTGCCAGCCGCGCCGCACCGGCCCGGCCGCGTCCGGCGTCAGCAGGTCGAAGACCAGCAGCCCCTCCGGCGGCAGCGCCCGCGCCGCAGCGGCGAAGACGGCGCGCAGGCGGGCGCCGGCGTCGTCATCCGGTTGGTGATAGGTCAGCGGCTCGCCCAACGCCACCACCGCCTCCGCGGCCGGCAGCGCCGCGCCGTAGACCGAGGCGTTGACGAAGCGCGCGCCGGGCGCCGCGGCGCGGGCCAGTGCCAGCAGCGGGGCCGAGGGCTCGATCGCCGTCACCGCGAAGCCGGCGTCGCAGAGCGCGCGCGTTGTCGTGCCGGCGCCGCAGCCGACGTCGCAGACCCGTTCGACCGCGATGGCGGCGGCGCGCAGCAGCGCCACCAGCGCCGGCGCGACCCGGGTCGCGAAGCCGTCGAAGCCGGCCGCCTGGATGTGGGCCAGATCCTCGCCGTACAGCATCGGCCTCCACCTTTCATTCACGAACTGTGGATTTTAACCTTCCGCTAAGCATGACGGCGCACAATGATTGACAGTCAGTGAGGGTTCAGCCCATGCGCCTTGCCACGGTCAGCCGCACAGCCTCCGCCATCGGGCGTCTGGTGGCGTCGCCGTCGGCCAGCCCGCGGGTCGAGGCGGTGCGCAAGGCCGAGCCGGTGCACGAGCGCAAGGAATTCCGCTTCCGCCGCCGCCTGCCGGACAACCAGCCCGACGAGCCGACCGAGCGCGGCACCTACCTCAACGTGGTGGTCTGACCGCCGCGGCGGCCTATTCCGCCGCCTGCGCCCTTCCTTCCGCCAGCACCTCGCCGATCGCCTGGTCGAGGATCGCCAGCGCACGGTCGATCTCGGCGCGGGTGACCGTCAGCGGCGGGGCGATGCGCCAGATCGCGGACATCAGCCCGACCGAGACGATGTTCATCGACAGCCCGAGCTCCATGCAGCGGGCGGTGATGGCGCGCCCGGTGGCGGCGTCGGGTGCGCGGGTCTCGCGGTTCTTGACCAGCTCGACCCCCTGCAGCAGGCCGAAGCCGCGCACGTCGCCGATGATCTCGTGGCGCGCCTGCAGGTCCTTCAGGCCGGCCTGAAGGTAGGCGCCCATCTCCAGCGCCCGCGCGTTCAGGTCCTCCTCGGCCAGCACGTCGAGCACCGCCAGCGCGGCCTGCGCCGGCAGCGGGTCGGACACGTGCGAGGTCGGGTGGATGAAGCCTTTCGCGTGGCAGTCTTCCTCCAGTTCGTCGGAGACCACGGTGGCGGCGATCGGCAGGCCGCCGCCCAGCGTCTTCGACAGGGTCAGGATGTCGGGCTCGACGCCGAAATGCTGGAAGGCGAAGTCGCGGCCGAGCCGGCCGAAGGCGGTCTGCGCCTCGTCGAAGATCAGCAGCATGCCGCGCTTGTCGCAGTGCTGTTTCACCTTCTGCCAGTAGCCCTCCGGCGGCACGATCACGCCGCCGGAACTTTCCACCGGCTCGGCGATCACCGCGGCCAGCGCGCCGGTGGACTGGGCGTCGACCATGTCGAAGCCGACCTCCAGGCAGGTGCCGTCGCAGGCGTCGCGGCAGTGGCGCACCGGGCAGTGATAGGCGTTGGGCGCGGGCAGGCTCAGGGCGCCGGGGAGCATCGGGCCGAAGCCCTTGCGGCCGGCGACGTAGTTCACCGCCTGCGCGCCCGATGTCATGCCGTGCCAGGCGCCGGTGAAGCCGACCACCTCGAACTTGCCGGTGTGCATCTTGGCCAGCTTCAGCGCCGCCTCGTTGGACTCGCCGCCGGTCGACAGGAACAGCGCACGCGACAGGCGGGGCGGCAGCATGGCGGCCAGCCGCTGCGACAGCGCCACCACCGGCGGGCTCAGCATGCCGCTGAACAGGTGCAGCGCGCCTTCGCAGGCCTGGCGCACCGCGTCGACGATGCGCGGGTGGTTGTGGCCGATGGTGGCGCACATCTGGCCCGAGGTGAAATCGAGGACCTCGCGGCCCTCGGTGTCCCAGATCAGGGTGCCGCGCGCCTTGGCGATGAGATGCGGGGCGAACGGCATGCCGTAGCGGACGAGATGCGCGTCCCACGGTTCGTTGGTCAGGGTCGGGCCGGACGGCGGCGTGTCGGCGCTCATCGGGTGCGGACTCCCAGCATTCTGCCACGCTTGCGTGGACCGGCGGCATTCTACTGCGCCTGCGCGGAATCCGGATTTCTTTGTTGGACGCAATTCTGCAGAGTCTCGGCTGGAATCCGCCAACTGAAGAAATCCAGAGCAAGCGAAATGGCCTCTGACTTTCCGAACGAGACGCCAGCCGCGGCGACGCTCGATGCCATCGACCGGCGCATCCTGCGCGCGCTGCAGGCCGACTGTGGCATCGCCAACCAGGCGCTGGCCGACGCGGTCGGGCTGTCGCCGCCGGCCTGCCTGAAGCGGGTGCGGCGGCTGAAGGCGGCCGGCGTGATCGCGCGCCAGGTGGCGCTGGTCGATCCGGCCGCGCTCGGCTGGCCCCTGCTCACGGTGGTGCGGATCAAGCTGGAGCGGCCGCGCGAGGCGGTGATGCTGGCCTTCGAGAAGCGGATGCGCGCGCTGCCCCGCGTGGTGCAGTGCCTGACTGTGGCCGGCGACATCGACTACATCCTGCTGGTGCGCAGCCGCGACGTCGCCCATTACCAGGACTTCGCCCGCCAGGTGCTGACCACCGGCCCCGGTATCCGCGCCTATACCAGCGAGATCGTGCTCGACATCCCGAAGTGGAGCACCGAGGTGCCGATCGGGGAGGGGTGAGCGCGCCGGGCACATCGCGATGGCGCGGCCGGCGCGCAAGCGGCTATTCTGCCGCCTTGCCCCGACCCAGCAGGCGGCACAGATCGTTCCGATGGCCGAAAACCGCGACGCAGCGGCCGGACAGGCCTTTTCCCGCATCGTGCCGCAGGGCGACGACCGCGAGCGGCTGGTCTGCGATACCTGCGGCCACATCCAGTACGACAACCCGAAGGTGGTGGTCGGCTCGGTCTCGACCTGGCAGGGCCGCATCCTGATGGTGCGCCGCGCCATCCCGCCGCGGCTCGGCTTCTGGACCCTGCCGGCCGGCTATCTGGAGCTGGGCGAGACGGCGCAGGCGGGCGCAGCGCGCGAGGCCTGGGAGGAGGCGCGCGCCCGCATCGACCTCGACGGGCTGATCGGCCTCTATTCGATCCCGCGCATCAGCCAGGTCCAGCTGATCTTTCGCGGCCGGCTGCGGTCGGCCGAGATCGCGGCCGGGCCGGAGAGCCAGGCGGTGGCGCTCTATGCCTGGGACGCGATTCCGTGGGACGACATCGCCTTTCCGTCGGTGCGCTGGGCGCTGGCCCATGCCCGCGAGATCGGCGACGCGCCGGTGTTCGCGCCGCGCGCCAACCCGCCCGGCGAAGTCGGGGACTACTGAGCGGTGACAATCCCGGTCTCCTGGTCCGATGCCGACCGCAAGCTGCCGCCGATTGCCATTCTCGGCGTGCCGGTGGAGGCGGGCACGCACGAGCCGGGGCCGGCGATGGGGCCGGCGGCGCTGCGCACCGCGGGTCTGGCCGCCGCGCTGCGCGACCTCGGCCACGACGTCGAGGACCATGGCGACGTCCAGCCGGAAGGCGTCGGGCCGGCGCAGGTCGCGGTCGCCGGCAATGCCCGCAACCCGCAGCTGGTCGCCGAATGGACCCGCGCGCTCAGCGCCCGCGCACACACGCTGATGGCGGCCGGATATCTGCCGATCTTCCTGGGCGGCGACCACACCATGGCGATGGGCAGCATCAACGGGGTCGCCCGCCACTGCCGCGAGCGCGGCCGCGACCTGTTCGTGCTGTGGCTGGATGCCCATGCCGACTTCAACACCCCGGAGTCCTCGCCGTCGGGCAACCTGCACGGCATGCCGGTGGCGATGCTGTGCGGTGAGCCGGGGCTGGACTGGATGCTGGGCGACGAGCCGCGGGTGCCGCTGGACCCGCGCCGGATGATCCAGTTCGGCATCCGCTCGGTCGACCGGGTCGAGCGCGATGCGGTCAGCCGCCGCGGCGTCACCATCGTCGACATGCGCCAGATCGACGAGTTCGGCGTGCCGCTGCTGATGCGCCAGGTGCTGGACACGGTGCAGCAGGCCGGCGGCGTGCTGCACGTCAGCCTCGACATCGATTTCCTCGACCCGTCGATCGCGCCGGCGGTCGGCACCACGGTCGCCGGCGGCGCCACCTATCGCGAGGCGCACCTGATCATGGAGATGCTGTACGACTCCGGGCTGGTGATCTCGCTGGACGTGGCCGAGCTCAACCCGTTCCTCGACGTGCGCGGGCAGAGCGCGAGGCTGCTGGTCGACCTGGTCGCCAGCCTGATGGGCCGGCGCATCATCGGCCGCCGCATCGCCGACCGGCCCGACGAGGGCTATTCGGAGCCGTCCTCCTCCGCCCGGTAGCGGAACGGCGACTGTAGCCGCTCGTCGGTGAGGAAGCCGTCGTCGGTCAGCGCCTCCAGGAAGGCGATCAGATCGGCGCGCTCGCCGGGCGTCAGCGCGAAGCCGGCGACCAGCGGCGAGGCCAGCGGCGAACGGGCGCCGTCGACGGCGGCCCGGCCGCCGGCGGCATAGGCGTCGACGACGGCATCCAGCGTCGCGATCGAGCCGTCGTGCATGTAGGGCGCGGTCACCGCCACGTTGCGCAGGCTGGGCGTGCGGAACCGGCCCATGTCGCCCGGCGCGCCGGTGCGGTCGATCAGCCCGCGGTTGCCGGCTGGCAGGCCGCCGGCGCCGTCGAGGTTGTAAAGGCCGGTGTTGTGGAAATGCGCGCCGGTCGCCGCGTCGGTGAAGTGCGGCGGCACGTGGCAGGCGACGCAGTGCAGCCGCTCGCTCGCGAACAGCGCCAGGCCGCGTTGCGCCGCCGCACTCATGGCACCGGCTTCGCCGTCGCGCGCGAAGCGGTCATAGGGGCTGTCGTCGGAGATCAGGGTGCGCTGGAACGCGGCCAGCGCCCGCTGGATCGAGGCGAAGTCGATGGCGCCGCCGGTCTCCGGAAAGGCGGCGGCGAACAGGCGGCGATAGACCGCGTCGCCCTCGAAGCGGCGCAGCACCTCGGCGCGCCGGCTGTCGGTCATCATCTCGACGATCGGCTCGCGGCCGAACAGCGGCGCGCTCGACTGGGTCTCCAGCGCCGTCTCGGCCGGGTCGGCCCAGGTCAGCACGGCGAAATAACCGACATTGGCCAGCCCCGGCGTGTTGCGCGGATGCGCCTGCCCGGTGCTGCCGATGGCGACCGGGCGGCCGTCGCTGAAGCCCAGTTCCGGCCGGTGGCAGGTGCCGCAGGACATGTAGCCCGGCCCGGACAGGCGCGAATCGAAGAACAGGTGCCGGCCCAGCTCCACCTTCGCCGGCGTGGTCGGGTTGTCGGCCGGCGCCGGCGGCGGCACCGCGCCGGGCCAGCCGGCGTCGCCGTCCTGTGCCGGCCCGGCCCACGGCGCCAGCAGCAGGAGCAGGGTGAGGATCGCGGTGGTGCGCTGTGCCATCGGCCGCTCCGGCGTTCGCGGCAGCGTCGGCGCATCGGCACGCAAATGCAAGACCTGGCCGGCGTCCCGGCGCCGGTCAGCGCGATGCCGCCGTCAGCCTTCGCTGGGCGTCAGCACCACCTTCATCGCCCGGTCGATGTCGAAGGCGGTCGCCATCGCCTCCTCGACCCGGTCGAGCGGGAAGGCGTGGCTGACGAAGCGGTCGAGCGGGAAGCGGTCCTTGAAGCGGGCGAGCAGCCGCATGCTGTTCACATAGCCGGTCGGCGGATGGTTGGTCATGCCGATCAGGTTGATCTGGTTGGCGAGCAGGTGGCGGTGCGGATTGATCGGGATGTCGCCGACGTCGGCGAACACGCCGGCCACAACATAGGTGCCGCCGCGCCGCGCCATCTCCAGACCCTCGGGAATCGCTTCCGCCTCGCCGGTGCATTCGACGATCACGTCGGCGCCGCGGCCGTCGGTCAGCGCGCGCACCGCCTCCACCCGCTCGGCCCGGCTGGCGCCGGCGACGGCGATGGTGTGGTCGGCGCCGAAGTCGCGGGCCAGCGCCAGGCGGGATTGCGACCGGTCGAGCGCGATGATCCGCCCGGCGCCGAGGATGTGCGCCTTCAGCACGTGCAGCAGCCCCATCGGCCCGGTGCCCTGGATCACCACCGTGGCGCCGGAACCGAAGCCGTCGCCGGCCAGCGTGTAGAGCTGCTTGGCCTTGTCCAGGTTGTAGGTCACCGCCATCAGCTCGGCCATCACCGCCAGCCGCGCGTCGAGTTCGTCGGGCACCTTGAACACGAAGGCGTCGGGCCGGACGTAGATGTAGTCGGCCCAGCCGCCCATCAGGTGCGGGGCCTCGTCGCTGCAGAAGGCGTTGCCGTAGCCGCGGATGTTCTGGCACAGCGGGAAGCCGAAGGTGTTGCGGCAGTACCAGCATTTGCCGCACAGGATGTCGGGGCACATCACCACCCGGTCGCCGACCGCGAGCGGCTGGCCGGAATATTCCAGCGACGTCGCCGCCGCCTTGCCGATCTCGGCGACGGTGCCGACGACCTCGTGCCCGGGGATCAGCGGGAACGGGGTGTGGGATTCGGCCGGGGTGCCGGCATATTGCACCGTCTCGCCGCGATAGGTGTGTTTGTCGGTACCGCAGATGCCGCACATCTCCAGCTTCATCACCATCGCGTCGGCGCCGACGTCGGGATAGGGATAGTCGCGCAGCTCCAGCCGCCCCGGCGCCGTCATCACCGCGGCGCGCACCCGGTCGTTGCGCATCGGCCGTCCTCCCCACCAGCGTTCGCCGCGGCGCCGTCTCGCCGTGCGGCTGCTGCCGCCAGACTAGCGCAGGCCGGCCGTCGGCCGCCGCAGGAATCGACGCTAGCGCGCCGCGGGGAAATGCCGGCGGGTGCGGTTGGCGAAGGCGACCAGCGACAGCATCACCGGCACCTCGACCAGCACGCCGACGACGGTGGCCAGCGCGGCGCCGGATTCGAGCCCGAACAGGCTGATCGCGACCGCCACCGCCAGCTCGAAGAAGTTGGAGGTGCCGATCAGGGCGCAGGGGGCCGCCACCTCGAACGGCACCCGCCATGCCCAGGCGGCGCCGTAGGCGAGGGCGAAGATGCCGTAGGACTGGATCAGCAGCGGGATCGCGATCAGCGCGATCACCAGCGGGCGGTCGAGAATCACCTGGCCCTGGAAGCCGAACAGCAGCACCACGGTGGCCAGCAGGCCGAGCACGGAGAACGGCTTAACCGCCGCGGTGAAGCGGGCCACCGCCGCCCGGCCGTTGCCGCGGCGCGCCCCGCGGCGGGTCAGCATGCGGCGGGTGGCGGCGCCGGCGATCAGCGGGATCACCACGTAGAGGCCGACCGACAGCAGCAGCGTCTGCCAGGGCACCGCGATGTCGGTGACGCCGAGCAGCAGGGCGACGATCGGCGCGAACGCGACGATCATGACGATGTCGTTCACCGACACCTGCACCAGGGTGTAGTTCGGGTCGCCGCGGGTCAGCTGCGACCAGACGAACACCATCGCGGTGCAGGGCGCGGCGCCGAGCAGGATCAGGCCGGCGATATACTGCTGCGCATCGGCCGGCGCGATCAGGTCGGCGAACAGCAGCTCGAAGAACAGCACGCCGAGGCCGGCCATGGTGAACGGCTTGACCAGCCAGTTGACCGCCAGCGTTATGATCAGGCCGCGCGGCCGGTCGGCGATGTGGCCCAGGCTTGCGAGGTCGACGTTGACCATCATCGGATAGACCATCGCCCAGATCAGCACCGCGACGACCAGGTTGACGTGGGCGTACTCCCAGCCGGCCAGCGTGCCGAACAGGCCGGGCAGCAGGCTGCCCAGCCCGATGCCGGCGGCGATGCACAGGGCGACCCAGACCGACAGCCACTTCTCGAAGAAGCCGATGCCGCCCGGCGCCGCTGCGGCGGTCGTGTCGGAAGCCATGGCCTAGGCCGATTCCGGCAGGTTGCGGCCGATCTCGCTCAGCCGCCGTTGCAGGCTCAGCCGGTCGAGCGCGGTCATCGGCAGGGCGACGAAGACCGAGATC is part of the Alphaproteobacteria bacterium genome and encodes:
- a CDS encoding response regulator, translated to MCACLVIAHFTELAELWNEWAEANEGLEVDEVPMALAISAFGVAWFAFRRWRDSQVRAAALIDANESLESEIQRRAEVERTLAEANREAHRIATEAKEANEAKSRFLATISHEIRTPMNGVLGMAGLLVDSELNDDQRHQAKAIISSGEALLDLINDILDLAKVESGKIVLEPIDFSLPEMVDGVVELMGPRAHKKGIEIASSMDGEVPILLHGDQGRIRQILLNLVGNAVKFTEEGGVAVSVALERSEGDQSWVRFEVSDTGIGIPDAARGSLFQKFNQVDGTTTRRFGGTGLGLAISRELVALMGGSIGFDSTEGKGSTFRFTLPLKNLNGTNRESLSDLAGDLVGRTILVVDDTDISRDVWVRSLAALGLEADTEADGPAALRALMHKSYDIVILDHMMPGMDGVAVAKAIKGLDLAKRPLLVLSSSSGLVTSQVEAEKLGFDASMPKPLRRSTMTAGLRILVERSSEVVFPRGEMTPQMLAEAVNPAASANAGKGRVLLVEDNAVNQMFVNVTLSRAGYRVDIANSGAEALNLFHQLPYDVVLMDVQMPEMDGLEATRRIRARHPDRRTPIIALTANAMKGDRDICIEAGMNDYLAKPVDKTRLLATVAAWIEESRNGGAADQPAGPERVERRAS
- a CDS encoding methyltransferase domain-containing protein produces the protein MLYGEDLAHIQAAGFDGFATRVAPALVALLRAAAIAVERVCDVGCGAGTTTRALCDAGFAVTAIEPSAPLLALARAAAPGARFVNASVYGAALPAAEAVVALGEPLTYHQPDDDAGARLRAVFAAAARALPPEGLLVFDLLTPDAAGPVRRGWQSGVDWAVLYEVRPGAQPDRLERSIETFRMVGGGYRRGRERHHVRLFQVGDVVAWLDGAGFAVDVRDRLGDAPLPEGRRLFVAVRRPAQLARRSTRSGPAG
- a CDS encoding aspartate aminotransferase family protein, encoding MSADTPPSGPTLTNEPWDAHLVRYGMPFAPHLIAKARGTLIWDTEGREVLDFTSGQMCATIGHNHPRIVDAVRQACEGALHLFSGMLSPPVVALSQRLAAMLPPRLSRALFLSTGGESNEAALKLAKMHTGKFEVVGFTGAWHGMTSGAQAVNYVAGRKGFGPMLPGALSLPAPNAYHCPVRHCRDACDGTCLEVGFDMVDAQSTGALAAVIAEPVESSGGVIVPPEGYWQKVKQHCDKRGMLLIFDEAQTAFGRLGRDFAFQHFGVEPDILTLSKTLGGGLPIAATVVSDELEEDCHAKGFIHPTSHVSDPLPAQAALAVLDVLAEEDLNARALEMGAYLQAGLKDLQARHEIIGDVRGFGLLQGVELVKNRETRAPDAATGRAITARCMELGLSMNIVSVGLMSAIWRIAPPLTVTRAEIDRALAILDQAIGEVLAEGRAQAAE
- a CDS encoding Lrp/AsnC family transcriptional regulator: MASDFPNETPAAATLDAIDRRILRALQADCGIANQALADAVGLSPPACLKRVRRLKAAGVIARQVALVDPAALGWPLLTVVRIKLERPREAVMLAFEKRMRALPRVVQCLTVAGDIDYILLVRSRDVAHYQDFARQVLTTGPGIRAYTSEIVLDIPKWSTEVPIGEG
- a CDS encoding NUDIX hydrolase — translated: MAENRDAAAGQAFSRIVPQGDDRERLVCDTCGHIQYDNPKVVVGSVSTWQGRILMVRRAIPPRLGFWTLPAGYLELGETAQAGAAREAWEEARARIDLDGLIGLYSIPRISQVQLIFRGRLRSAEIAAGPESQAVALYAWDAIPWDDIAFPSVRWALAHAREIGDAPVFAPRANPPGEVGDY
- the rocF gene encoding arginase, whose translation is MTIPVSWSDADRKLPPIAILGVPVEAGTHEPGPAMGPAALRTAGLAAALRDLGHDVEDHGDVQPEGVGPAQVAVAGNARNPQLVAEWTRALSARAHTLMAAGYLPIFLGGDHTMAMGSINGVARHCRERGRDLFVLWLDAHADFNTPESSPSGNLHGMPVAMLCGEPGLDWMLGDEPRVPLDPRRMIQFGIRSVDRVERDAVSRRGVTIVDMRQIDEFGVPLLMRQVLDTVQQAGGVLHVSLDIDFLDPSIAPAVGTTVAGGATYREAHLIMEMLYDSGLVISLDVAELNPFLDVRGQSARLLVDLVASLMGRRIIGRRIADRPDEGYSEPSSSAR
- a CDS encoding di-heme enzyme, whose amino-acid sequence is MAQRTTAILTLLLLLAPWAGPAQDGDAGWPGAVPPPAPADNPTTPAKVELGRHLFFDSRLSGPGYMSCGTCHRPELGFSDGRPVAIGSTGQAHPRNTPGLANVGYFAVLTWADPAETALETQSSAPLFGREPIVEMMTDSRRAEVLRRFEGDAVYRRLFAAAFPETGGAIDFASIQRALAAFQRTLISDDSPYDRFARDGEAGAMSAAAQRGLALFASERLHCVACHVPPHFTDAATGAHFHNTGLYNLDGAGGLPAGNRGLIDRTGAPGDMGRFRTPSLRNVAVTAPYMHDGSIATLDAVVDAYAAGGRAAVDGARSPLASPLVAGFALTPGERADLIAFLEALTDDGFLTDERLQSPFRYRAEEDGSE
- a CDS encoding zinc-binding dehydrogenase → MRNDRVRAAVMTAPGRLELRDYPYPDVGADAMVMKLEMCGICGTDKHTYRGETVQYAGTPAESHTPFPLIPGHEVVGTVAEIGKAAATSLEYSGQPLAVGDRVVMCPDILCGKCWYCRNTFGFPLCQNIRGYGNAFCSDEAPHLMGGWADYIYVRPDAFVFKVPDELDARLAVMAELMAVTYNLDKAKQLYTLAGDGFGSGATVVIQGTGPMGLLHVLKAHILGAGRIIALDRSQSRLALARDFGADHTIAVAGASRAERVEAVRALTDGRGADVIVECTGEAEAIPEGLEMARRGGTYVVAGVFADVGDIPINPHRHLLANQINLIGMTNHPPTGYVNSMRLLARFKDRFPLDRFVSHAFPLDRVEEAMATAFDIDRAMKVVLTPSEG